The Verrucomicrobium spinosum DSM 4136 = JCM 18804 DNA segment GGAGGATGGGGTCAGAGAGACTCCGCACAACCATGCAGACCGTTCGCTTTGCCAAAGTGGTGAAGGATTCCGGCAGTCCGGAAATCTACCTGATGTGGAAGGAACCATCCAAGGACACTGCACTGCAAAAACTCGTGGCCCAGCATCGTGTCATGACACTGACTCAGCCGCGGACGGGCACCAAAAAGGATTGGGGGGAGCTGGGTTTGGGCGAGGACCTTGGTGGGCAGATGCTGGTTTTCCCCAAGAGTCTGGGAAAGATCGATGGCAAACGGGTGGTGGGCATCGACTACCGCCTGCTGAAGACACCGCCTGCGGCTCCAGGCCGGCCTGTCAAAAATCCCGGCCATGCCCGTCAGAAACCTGCTGCATTCACGCGCGGCAAAGGGGAGCGTCGGGATGCGATGACCGTCAAAAATGTAAGCAGGGAGGCACCTGTTGAAAACATCATCCCTCTCCCGCCCCAGTCCGTGTCTGAGAAGGCAAAAGCTCCTATCGAGCCTGAGAGGGACGTGAAAAAGCCAGCATCTGCATTTAAGAAGGCAAAGGTGGACGCCTCCGCGATGTCAAATGCACGGGTTCGAAAAAGGGCAAAATCGGCACTGGCAGCATGGAAAAGTGGCAATCAACTGCCAGCGTATGAATTGCTCGAGAGCTTGGCGGGAGAGAGGTGACACTCGCTGCATGGCGGTGCCTGTGCTTGTTGTCCACCAGAGACAGTTGTTGAAGCACCTTCTCCGTGGGGGAGTTCCCACGTTGAAGGACAGTTTCGCACTCTTCACCAGAACTCTGGCCCATGCCTTGGTCAAAGAGGGAATTTGGGAGATTTTTAAGGAGTTCCAGGGCCGATCAGGAGAGTGAGGTGAGGTGCCAGTGCGGCAACCTTCGTCAGGAGTTGCGATACAGAAGACCGCAGGGGTACTTCATCGCGAATGATAACGACGCCTTGAGCCCGCATGGCATAACCCATATTACACTTCTCTCCATGTCTCATCTCATCTTTATCAGTCGCAATTTCACAGAACTGGGCGGTTTCCAGTCTTCCGAAATCATCGACTTCTACAAAAGAAACATCCTTACCGAGAAGGACTTTGTGCGTTTGGACGGTGGCGAAACCTGGATTCCGTTGCATGCATGGATTTCTGGGGCCCAAGATGCCGTGCCCATCAAGGAACTTTCAAGCGTTGCCGGCAGGGTGACTGCCAAGCGCAACGCCAGCGTCAAGGTGAATGGGGCTGCGCCAAAGAAAACCACGGTGAATTAACCGCTGTCGCGGTACAGTTTGAGCCCGGTTCTGCCGCCCTCTTGTTCCGGCATTCCGTGCAGCTCAGGGATGTCGGATCAAGTGTCCCTCTTCGCGGTCGGTCAACATGTCCCACCAACCGGCCAATGACCGGATGGTCCTTACGGCTGGACTTAATAGCCCGGTCCAGCAGGGGGCGCTGCGCTGGCTGTTGAAAGAGCAAATTGGCATCCTGGTGGCATGGTCAACAGGATCACCAACCCAAGTTCCAACAGTACGCAGAAAATGACGGCGAAGATCATTCTCACAACACGGCACAATGGAATAAAAGGAGCTGTGCTGCAAAATGTATTTGGGCATATCAATATGCTAATAAAAGCCCCTTCATTTGAGAGGATAATGCCAGAATTGAGGCTGGTGGCCCTGGCGCAGGTTGACCCTTTTCAGGTGGAAAACTACTTCGGGTGTTTTCTCGTGCGAAATTGAGAGGAGTGAGTGCATGGCTGGCAGTCCGTGAGAAGAGTATCGCAAAGTAGAATCGCAGATGATTTATCACCATTGACGTGGCGGATTCGTCACGGGTGGCTTTTTGACTTCAGATCCTTGGAAATAGAGGGTCTGGCATGTTCTCAGCAAGGTGCCATTGTATTTTCTTGGCAATCGCCATCATTCTGATGGGAAATGCGAGTGCCTGGTCGCAGGTGCTGGTTTACGAGTTCCACTTTTCTGAGGAAAAGGGGGTGAACTACCACACCTTCGAGACGGGCTACTTTGTGGCTCCCATTTTGGGTGGAACTGGTTCGTTCGTTCTGGCGACGAATGAGGACCGCACCTATGTGACGGCAAGTGAGAGCGGACAGATGTTTCCTGCGGGTGATCGGGATGAGCGCAAAGTCGTGGTCTCTGCGACGGCCACAAAAGGAAGTGCCAAAGGGCAGTTGGTGGTGATCGGCGATGTCGATCATCTGCTCAAGGTAAGCAGCCCAACTGTCAGCCTCTCTGTGAGTGTGGCGAAGGTTCTGAATGGCACGTCAGTCTTCGCTGACAGTGAGGCGGGGGCCGATAAGCAGGTGACAGACTCCAGCTACGGCTCGGCAGGTTCGTCGAAGGTCAGGCTGACCCTGGATGAGAGCGAGACGGAGCGGGCCAACGATGACGGCTTGAGCATTGCGGCCACGATAGAGAAACTTGCCAAGCTTCTGGAGAGGCAAGGTTACGCTCCCTATGAGGGCGGGAGCGAAGCGGGCGGCGCGGCATCCAGCGCGGCGGCGGATGATGACGGTCAAACCAAGCAGGCAGATGACGAGAACTAGCCCTCCATTGCCTGCGGACATCTTTCACCCTCCACCGCACTGAATATGTCGCCCCTCCTGCAAGCTGCTGTGCAATGCACCAGGGTGGATCGTGAGGATCTGGACAAGGTCGTCCGTGGGGCTGTGCTTGCCGGACAGTCGCTGATTGATGGGCTGCTGGACCAGGAGGCGGTGGATGAAGGTGAATTCGCGGCCCACCTGGCGCGTGTGCTCGACTGGAGATGGTTGGGGACGTTTGAGCCGGTGGAGGCAGAGACAGCGGCGTGGCTGAAGTCCGTGTGTCCGGCACGCCTGGCGCTGAAACACCGGTTGCTGCCGCATGTGCTGCCCCGGATCAAAGAAGGGGATGAACCTTCGCCACCGCACGAGTTGCTCATCGTTTGCTACGATCCTTTTGACCTCGCCGCCCGGCAGGCCGTGGCGCGGGCCATCACCGTGCCATGCCGGTGGTGTCTCGCTCCGCGCAGCCAGTTGTTGCCGGCGATTCAGAATCTCTACGGGGTGGGTGCCGACACGTTTGAAGACATCCTCCGGCATCGCGCCACGGATGAGGATGATTCCCACATGCGGGATGAGGCCAATGTCATTGACGCTGATGACGCTGAGGCCTCGGTAGTGAAGTTTGTGAATCAGATCATCCGGGAAGCGTTGACGCAGCGGGCCACGGACATTCATCTGGAGCCTGTGCATGACAATCTGAGAATCCGCTACCGGGTGGATGGCCTGTTGCATGAGGTGCCGGTACCGGAGAACATCCGGCAGCTTCAGGGCTCGGTGCTGGCCCGGGTGAAGGTGATGGCCAAGCTCGATATAGCCGAGAAGCGGTTGCCGCAGGATGGGCGCATTCACCTGAGGCTGGATAATCAGGGCATCGACGTGCGGGTGGCCACCATCCCCAGCGTGGAGGGGGAAAGCATCAGCCTGCGTCTGCTGGGGCAGCAGCGTTTCACCTTGGACCGTCTAGGATTCACGCCTGCCTATCGGGCGAAGATTGATCAACTGCTGGCCAAGCCCAATGGCATCGTTCTCGTCACCGGTCCCACTGGCAGCGGCAAGAGCACCACGTTGTACACCTTTCTTTCTGCGCTGAACAGCATTCACCGCCGCATCGTGACCATTGAGGATCCCGTGGAGCACAAGCTGCCGGGGGTGGTGCAGATTGCGGTGAAGCCTGAGATCAACCTGACCTTTGCCGCCGGTCTCCGCAGCATCCTGCGCGGCGATCCCAATGTGGTGATGATAGGTGAGATCCGCGATCTGGAGACAGCGGAGATCGCCGTGCGCGCCTCGCTCACAGGTCACCTGGTGTTCTCCACCCTTCACACAAATGACTCCATTGGCGGCATCACGCGTCTGGTGGAGATGGGGGTGGAGCCCTTTCTGGTGGCGACCTCCGTGCGGGCCTTTCTCGCACAACGGCTGGTGAGATCCCTGTGCCCGCAGTGCCGGGTGCCGGTGGAGTACAGTGAGGAAAAGCTGCGTGCCCGCGGCTTTGCCGAAGGTCTGGGGCAGACGTTTTACGGGGCAAATCCCGGGGGCTGTCATGCCTGCCGCAGCACGGGCTATCACGGGCGGCTGGCGATCTATGAGATAGCCTTGCTCACCCCGGCCATGCAGGATCTGGTGGCTAGCCGGGCCAGTTCCAATGATCTGCTGCGCCTGGCGCGGGCCGAGGGATTCCTCTCTCTGCGGGAGTACGGATGGCTGAAGGTGCTGGCTGGTCACACCACGGTGGAGGAGGTGATGCGTGTCACCAGTGAGGATCACCTGGACTGACGGACCGACGTGTCGTTCGCGGAAACATTCACAAGCTCACCCCCCCATGGCCGCCTTCTCCTTCATCGCTCTCAATCTGGAAGGCCAGCGTCGCTCCGGCCAGGTGGATGCGGCAGATCGCGGGGACGCGGTGCGGAAGCTCATCCGGCAAGGTTTGCAGCCTACTGAGGTACGGGAGGAGGCTGAAAAGGCCCCTGGAAAAGCCATGTCGAAGCCGTTGGGAAGCCAGCCGAGGGCAGACACTCAGGCCAAGGCAGCATCCGGCGGGGCGGCGTCGGCGCTTTCGTTGCCGGAGAAGCTGGTCATTCAGTTCACTGAGGAGCTTTCTGACCTCCTTGGGGCCGGGTTGCAACTTGAACCCGCCCTGCATTCGCTGGAGAATCGCAACAAGAGTTCCCTACAGGTCCTGGCGGGGCGGTTACGGGAAAAGGTGCGTGACGGCACGCCCTTCTCCGCTGCCCTGAGCCAGGTGTGTGCCTCGTTTGGGGACCTGTACTGCAATCTCGTCGCGGCAGGGGAGGCAGGGGGATCGCTCGCTGCCATTCTGAGACGGCAGGCCCGGTACATGAACCAGATGGCGGCATTGCGGGCCAAGGTGTCCAATGCGCTGATCTATCCGGCCTTCATCATTGCGTCAGGTATTGCCTTGGCGTTCGTCTTCTCCGGTTACCTGCTGCCCAAGCTCACGGTGTTGATCAAGCACACCAGTGGAGATCTGCCTGTCTTTGCCAAGTGGATGCTGGCGGGCAACCTGGCGCTCAAGCAGTGGTGGTGGCTTCTCCTGATGTTGGGCATCCTTGCCACGGTGGCGGTGAAACTGGGGTTCAAGGACCGGGGCAGGCTCACGTGGTGGCACCGGGTGAAATTAAGTCTGCCTGTCTATGGGCCGGTGTTGCAGACGCGGTTCGAGGTGCAATTTTTGGAGACGCTGGGCAACCTGCTGGGGAATGGCCTGCCATTGCACCGGGCGCTCATGCTGACCCGGAATGTGAGCACCAACCTGCATGTGCGGGACCGCCTGGAGCACGTGCAGGCCGCGGTGAGTGAGGGCATCTCCCTTAGCCGGGCCTTGGAGCGTCACGAAGTGGTGCGGCCTGCTGTGGTGGACATGGTTCGGGTAGGTGAGGCTACCGGGGACATGGCGGATGCCCTACAGAAGGCGGCGGAGCGGTTTGACCGGCAGCTTAGCAAAGGGATCGAGTCGGCCACAGCGCTCATCCAGCCCGTTATCATGGTCTTTATGGCCGCACTCGTAGGTTCCATGGCCTGGATGATGATTAGCGTCGTTTACGGCACCCTGGAGCACATGCGCAGCCATTGACTCATCCTCACCCATTCATCGTGTATTGAACCCCATCCAACCCTGATCATGAAACCCATTGCTTCCTCCCGCCTGCGCGCCGCCTTCACCCTCATGGAGATGATGCTCGTGCTCTTCATCATCGCGCTCATCCTGGGCGGCGGTGTTTACCTCATGCAAAACGTGGGTCAGGACGCGGAGGTGAGCAAGGCGGCCTCGGACATCAAAACTTGGGAGACCAACCTGGTACGCTACAAGACGAAGGCGATGATGTTGCCGACCCAGCAGCAGGGGCTGGCGGCGATGGTCACGCAGCCCACGGTAGAGCCTCTGCCCAAGCGATGGAGCGCTCTGGCCAAGCCTGAGGCCCTCAGTGACCCATGGGGTCGTCCCTACCAGTATCGCAATCCCGGCAAGAGGGATCCGGCCGGATACGACTTGTACTCTCTGGGGCCTGATGGCGTGGAGGGCACGCCGGATGATGTGGGGAACTGGCAGTAAGCTCCAGATTCCAACGGGGAATCCCAATGCGCAGCACCCCGCTCTCCACGAGATCATCCACAGGGTTCACCCTGTTGGAAATGAGCGTGGTGCTGTTCATCATGGCCATCCTCGCAGGGCTGTGCATTCACAACTTCAGCAGCCTGAATCAGGAGGAAATCATCCGAAAGCCGGTGGTGGAGCTACAGCGCATGACCATGGGGGCCATGCGCCGTGTGGCTGCTTCTGCCGAGGCGGAGGTCATTGCGTTTGAGCCCAGGGGATTCACCATCCAGTACCGTCGCGCGGCAGATGGTCTGGAGGCCGCGGGCAAGCGGGAGAAATGGCAGCGTCGTGTGACCGTGCCGGAGGGCATGAAGGTGCTGCTCAAGCGCTTTGGCACTTCATCGTTCCAGCCTGCGGCAGGGCAACAAGTGATTTTTCTGCCGGGTAGTTTGTGTGAACCCATGACGGCCCGTTTTGAGTTGGGGACCTCGTGGCTGCAGATCCGGCTGGACCCTCTGACGGGAGGGGTGGCGGAGGAGGAGATGTACATCGCACCGAAGCCATGACTGACATGACTGGCAGGACCAGCAAGGGTGTCCAGGCCTTCACGTTGCTGGAGGCGCTCCTGGCCATGCTGGTGTTCAGCCTGGCGGTGATCGCACTGGTGGAGGCTATCAACCAGATGGGGCTCGCTGCGGTGGAGTCGCAGATGGAGGCGGCTGTGCAATCCCGCCTGGATGACCACCTGCTTCTCACCACCCGGAAGCTGGGGGCGGTGGCTCCTGGAACCGCGCTGCATGAAGAGCGCCGTGCGATCACCGAGGCCAGGGTGCTCTACAACATCGTCGTGAAGTCTGAGGAGGTGAAGAATCGGCGTGGGGAACGGCTTGCCGACTTGTACAGGGTGAAGGTGACTGCCTCATGGATGGATGACGGTCGGGCGCAGGAGAAGTCAGTAGAGTCTCTGGTCTGGCCCCCGCTCCATGCCGCCGTTTCTTATCAAGGAGGGATCGCGCCGTGAGAACAGTGCTGCGTGCTAGAGTTCGAGGTTTCACCCTCATGGAGATGATGCTGGTCATGCTCATCCTCACGCTTCTGGTGGGAGCTATTTTTGGCATCGTGCGGGGCACGGTGGAGCTGGCCGATGACATGACAGTGGAACAGGCGCGGGAGTCCAGGCTGAGGGGATTTGCAGATTACTGTGAGCGGCTCTTCCGCACTCTGCCAGCCGGGGCGGTCGTGCGGCACGAGTTGGAGAACCGCGGGGGGCGCTATCTCTCGCAGCTTGTTTTTGAAAACGTGCCTTCGGGAGTCGGAGGGAGCGGGGTGGACCCAAGGAACCGGGTGGTGCTGCAGACAGAAGAAGCGGTGGACGGGTATCTCCGCATGGTGCTCACAGTCGTGCCTCTGACGCAAGACGCGAGCGAGCCCGTGAAGCTGACGCTGCTGGAAGGCGTGGCCACTTGTGAGTGGGAGTTTCATGATCCGGTGACGGACCAATGGGTGAGCATCTGGAACAAGGGGGCAGGCAAGGGGTTGCTAGCCGCCCCGCGCGATCTGAGCCCTCCGGTTCCAGGCGCGGACGTGCCCCCTTCAGATCCAGGAGTGAAACGACCAGAGCTGGTGAAACTCAAACTGAAGATGGGGGTTGGTGGAGAACGGCAGTTTGCGTTCTGGACACCGCCCGCGAGGGGGCGGTAGGCAGTGGGCGGTAGGCAGTGGGCAGTGGGCAGTGGGCAGTGGGCAGTGGGCAGTGGGCAGTGGGCAGTGGGCAGTGGGCAGTGGGCAGTGGGCAGTGGTGTGGCGCGAGTTGGCTCATGAACCCGAAGGGTTCGCCATGCATAGACGCCATGATGGCGGGATCAGCAAACATCAGGCAACATGCCTGGTGCCACGAGAAAGGCACTGACCCACACCATCATGACCACCTATACTTTGCACACCCCCATCCCTTGTCACGCAGCGATCTGCAAGGCCCTCAACCTTGCTGGCCAGGAACGCCGTGTCACCCTGGGCCTGGATCTGGAGCTAAACACGCCCGCAGGTTCCCTGGTCGTCGCCGGAGGCCAGCCGCTCAATCTGGGCAAGCACCCTCGCAGCCTCTGGGTCGAACTGGTTGGCTGGCTCGTCAATCAAGGCTGTGAAGTCCACTGCGTCCAGGAGGCTTGTGGCTTTGGCTGGGAGTTTCACCGCGAGTTGGAAGGTGCTGGAGCTCATAGTGTGGTGGTTGCTCCCCAGGAACTCAGCGGCAAACGCAAGACCGACAAGCGTGACGCCCGCATGCTGGCCACCCTGCTCTGGGACTACGTGAGCCGGGGCAACCGAGCCTGCCTGCGCCCGGTCAGGGTCCCCACGGTGGAGAAGCAGCAGCAACGAGGGAGTCACCGCCGCCGAGAGCAGGTGATCAAGCTGCGTGGTCAGATTGCATCCCAGGGACGCAGCTTGCTATGGGACCATGGCTGGTTGAGGGATCTCGACAGCTGGTGGGCACCCAAGAACTGGGAGCAGCTCAGAGCCGATCTGCTCGCCGCCGGCCGCACGTGGCTGGTGGACATGATCGAGCCCATGCAGAGAATGTGCCTGCAATTAAATGGTTATAGCGAGGAGCTCAAAAAGAAGGCCATCAGCGAAGTCAAACCTCCGAAGACTGCCATCAAGAAGTCCGAACCAGGCTTGATCTTGAATGCAGCCGAGCCTCCCAGAGCGTCGGAGGAGGCCCCAGCAGCCCAGGTTCGGCCCAAAGGACTCGGCGAACTCAGCTATGCGATCATCGCCGCAGAGGTGGGTGACTGGAACCGGTTCAAGAACCGGGGACAGCCCGGCTCGTTCATCGGCTGCTGCCCCAGTGAGTACAGTAGCGGGGAAAAGCAAAAGCTTGGGCAGATTGACCGGATGGGCAGCTCGCGGATCCGCACGACGCTGGTGGAAGCGGCGTGGAGGATCTGCAGGCTCAATCCGAACTGGAGGGGGGTGAGGAAATATCCTGAGGAACTGGGGCCGCAAGGCACGGTCCGTGGAGCCAGGAAGCGCAAGGCCATCGTGGCCTGTGCCCGGATGCTCATGGTTGATCTTTGGAGATTGCACATGGGGACGGCAACGTTGGAAGGCCTGGGCTTGGAGCCAGCCACCACCTAAGACACCCCCTGTTGAAACACTTTCAGTCGGAGAATCTGATCGACCCATGGCTTGGCCGCCGCAAGGCTTAGCCCGCAGCAGTAGAATGATCGATTCCTGACTGATCCTTGTAGCCCGCAAGGGCGCGATGCACGGCCCTGAGGGCCTGTGCGGATAGGAGCATGAGAGCAGGAGTAAAGCTGCTCAACAGCGCGTGTCATAGACCGGGCTGCATCAAGGATCAGACGACAGAAAGAATCACGACGAACCCTCCACCCTCAAAGAGCAGCAACGCCGAAGAAAACCGCAAGTCACCTCACAAACCAATTGACCCGCCTCATAGGAGCCATGGGTCGACCGAGTGGAGCGAGGACTACCCATGGAATACTGGATTGGGAATT contains these protein-coding regions:
- a CDS encoding DUF4339 domain-containing protein — translated: MSHLIFISRNFTELGGFQSSEIIDFYKRNILTEKDFVRLDGGETWIPLHAWISGAQDAVPIKELSSVAGRVTAKRNASVKVNGAAPKKTTVN
- a CDS encoding IS110-like element ISVsp10 family transposase; this translates as MTTYTLHTPIPCHAAICKALNLAGQERRVTLGLDLELNTPAGSLVVAGGQPLNLGKHPRSLWVELVGWLVNQGCEVHCVQEACGFGWEFHRELEGAGAHSVVVAPQELSGKRKTDKRDARMLATLLWDYVSRGNRACLRPVRVPTVEKQQQRGSHRRREQVIKLRGQIASQGRSLLWDHGWLRDLDSWWAPKNWEQLRADLLAAGRTWLVDMIEPMQRMCLQLNGYSEELKKKAISEVKPPKTAIKKSEPGLILNAAEPPRASEEAPAAQVRPKGLGELSYAIIAAEVGDWNRFKNRGQPGSFIGCCPSEYSSGEKQKLGQIDRMGSSRIRTTLVEAAWRICRLNPNWRGVRKYPEELGPQGTVRGARKRKAIVACARMLMVDLWRLHMGTATLEGLGLEPATT
- a CDS encoding type II secretion system F family protein; its protein translation is MAAFSFIALNLEGQRRSGQVDAADRGDAVRKLIRQGLQPTEVREEAEKAPGKAMSKPLGSQPRADTQAKAASGGAASALSLPEKLVIQFTEELSDLLGAGLQLEPALHSLENRNKSSLQVLAGRLREKVRDGTPFSAALSQVCASFGDLYCNLVAAGEAGGSLAAILRRQARYMNQMAALRAKVSNALIYPAFIIASGIALAFVFSGYLLPKLTVLIKHTSGDLPVFAKWMLAGNLALKQWWWLLLMLGILATVAVKLGFKDRGRLTWWHRVKLSLPVYGPVLQTRFEVQFLETLGNLLGNGLPLHRALMLTRNVSTNLHVRDRLEHVQAAVSEGISLSRALERHEVVRPAVVDMVRVGEATGDMADALQKAAERFDRQLSKGIESATALIQPVIMVFMAALVGSMAWMMISVVYGTLEHMRSH
- the gspG gene encoding type II secretion system major pseudopilin GspG, which encodes MKPIASSRLRAAFTLMEMMLVLFIIALILGGGVYLMQNVGQDAEVSKAASDIKTWETNLVRYKTKAMMLPTQQQGLAAMVTQPTVEPLPKRWSALAKPEALSDPWGRPYQYRNPGKRDPAGYDLYSLGPDGVEGTPDDVGNWQ
- a CDS encoding prepilin-type N-terminal cleavage/methylation domain-containing protein, which translates into the protein MRSTPLSTRSSTGFTLLEMSVVLFIMAILAGLCIHNFSSLNQEEIIRKPVVELQRMTMGAMRRVAASAEAEVIAFEPRGFTIQYRRAADGLEAAGKREKWQRRVTVPEGMKVLLKRFGTSSFQPAAGQQVIFLPGSLCEPMTARFELGTSWLQIRLDPLTGGVAEEEMYIAPKP
- a CDS encoding GspE/PulE family protein, with the translated sequence MSPLLQAAVQCTRVDREDLDKVVRGAVLAGQSLIDGLLDQEAVDEGEFAAHLARVLDWRWLGTFEPVEAETAAWLKSVCPARLALKHRLLPHVLPRIKEGDEPSPPHELLIVCYDPFDLAARQAVARAITVPCRWCLAPRSQLLPAIQNLYGVGADTFEDILRHRATDEDDSHMRDEANVIDADDAEASVVKFVNQIIREALTQRATDIHLEPVHDNLRIRYRVDGLLHEVPVPENIRQLQGSVLARVKVMAKLDIAEKRLPQDGRIHLRLDNQGIDVRVATIPSVEGESISLRLLGQQRFTLDRLGFTPAYRAKIDQLLAKPNGIVLVTGPTGSGKSTTLYTFLSALNSIHRRIVTIEDPVEHKLPGVVQIAVKPEINLTFAAGLRSILRGDPNVVMIGEIRDLETAEIAVRASLTGHLVFSTLHTNDSIGGITRLVEMGVEPFLVATSVRAFLAQRLVRSLCPQCRVPVEYSEEKLRARGFAEGLGQTFYGANPGGCHACRSTGYHGRLAIYEIALLTPAMQDLVASRASSNDLLRLARAEGFLSLREYGWLKVLAGHTTVEEVMRVTSEDHLD
- a CDS encoding PulJ/GspJ family protein translates to MLRARVRGFTLMEMMLVMLILTLLVGAIFGIVRGTVELADDMTVEQARESRLRGFADYCERLFRTLPAGAVVRHELENRGGRYLSQLVFENVPSGVGGSGVDPRNRVVLQTEEAVDGYLRMVLTVVPLTQDASEPVKLTLLEGVATCEWEFHDPVTDQWVSIWNKGAGKGLLAAPRDLSPPVPGADVPPSDPGVKRPELVKLKLKMGVGGERQFAFWTPPARGR